Proteins encoded together in one Acidaminococcus timonensis window:
- the atpG gene encoding ATP synthase F1 subunit gamma, whose translation MANTSGIRAHMKTVGSISKITGAMQMVASARMHQAQQRAESSLPYADKLREILQEAVSDPSVMAHLDLKKNPLLEKRPVYKTAYIVMGSDKGLAGPYNNNVVKYTSVELRGKEDSPLLAVGRQIRIGLNHWGYHIDKSWTGFSEKPTFEAAEEIADYVESMFIHGEVDEVDIIYTYFKSAMVQIPRTVPILPVQPKAKDSLEVQGEKVWEADDPTDYSTLIFEPEPAEMLSYLARYYLRSQIFTALIQSSACELASRMTAMSTATDNAQNLLGKLQVYYQKVRQASITTEINEIVSGAEALK comes from the coding sequence ATGGCCAATACCAGCGGGATCCGTGCCCACATGAAAACTGTGGGCAGCATCAGTAAAATCACCGGGGCCATGCAGATGGTGGCCTCGGCCCGGATGCATCAGGCCCAGCAGCGGGCCGAATCCAGCCTGCCCTATGCCGACAAACTGCGGGAAATCCTGCAGGAAGCCGTCAGCGATCCTTCCGTCATGGCCCATCTGGACCTGAAGAAGAATCCGTTGCTGGAAAAGCGTCCCGTGTACAAGACGGCTTATATTGTCATGGGTTCCGACAAGGGACTGGCCGGACCCTACAACAACAACGTGGTGAAATACACCAGCGTGGAACTGCGGGGGAAGGAAGATTCTCCCCTGCTGGCCGTAGGCAGGCAGATCCGGATCGGCCTGAACCATTGGGGCTACCACATCGATAAGAGCTGGACGGGATTTTCCGAAAAGCCAACGTTCGAAGCGGCGGAGGAAATCGCCGATTATGTGGAATCCATGTTCATCCACGGAGAAGTGGACGAGGTGGATATCATCTATACCTACTTCAAATCCGCCATGGTGCAGATTCCCAGGACTGTGCCCATCCTTCCGGTGCAGCCCAAGGCCAAAGATTCCCTGGAGGTACAGGGGGAGAAAGTCTGGGAGGCGGATGATCCTACGGATTATTCCACCCTGATCTTCGAACCGGAACCGGCGGAGATGCTGTCCTATCTGGCCCGGTATTACCTGCGCAGCCAGATCTTTACAGCACTCATCCAGAGCTCGGCCTGTGAGCTGGCTTCCCGGATGACGGCCATGAGCACGGCCACGGACAATGCCCAGAACCTGCTGGGCAAGCTGCAGGTGTATTACCAGAAAGTGAGACAGGCCAGCATCACCACGGAAATCAATGAAATCGTCAGCGGTGCTGAAGCTTTGAAATAA
- the atpA gene encoding F0F1 ATP synthase subunit alpha has product MNSKNKEALWKQILDRVTLTEDDQALFAGQELLPVTVTTARPLDAEEATLLEKLLMEKFRKPVQIQQQKVDPKVVGGVLVQYGDHVFDATMQRQLEKMDALMKAIHLQDQDLEKPGNMTEALSQGVKNFQNQVDLEEIGVVEKVGDGICTASGLGGAMSGELVALHDGVYGMVQNLRENEVGIVLLGGATEIKEGDMVRRTGEIMEIPVGEEMLGRIVNPLGQPLDGKGAIKTQAKYPIEHQAPGIAARQPVDVPLQTGLKAVDALVPIGRGQRELIIGDRGTGKTAIAVDTILNQKGKGVICIYVAIGQKASSVARLAHTFEEYGAADYTMIVAATAADTAPLQYLAPYAGAAVGEYFMDQGKDVLIVYDDLSKHAVAYRAMSLLLRRPPGREAYPGDVFYLHSRLLERACRRNARHGGGSMTALPIIETQAGDVSGYIPTNVISITDGQIYLETDLFNSGVRPALNSGLSVSRVGGAAQTKAMKSVAGTLRLALAQYRELAAFAQFGSDLDKETRAQLDRGARVTEILKQGQYQPLSMAQEVISLYAVNNGFVDNVPVADVTRYAYEMLTYLDNHCSIILTSLEKEQKLTDDIRQQLDDALDDFGKLFAPGGAQA; this is encoded by the coding sequence ATGAATAGTAAAAACAAGGAAGCTCTGTGGAAACAGATCCTGGATCGTGTGACCCTTACAGAGGATGACCAGGCCCTGTTCGCCGGACAGGAGCTTTTGCCTGTCACGGTGACGACGGCCCGGCCTCTGGACGCGGAGGAAGCCACCCTGCTGGAAAAACTGCTGATGGAGAAATTCCGGAAGCCGGTGCAGATCCAGCAGCAGAAAGTGGATCCCAAAGTGGTGGGTGGCGTGCTGGTCCAGTACGGAGACCATGTGTTCGATGCCACCATGCAGCGGCAGCTGGAGAAAATGGATGCCCTGATGAAGGCAATCCATCTCCAGGATCAGGACCTGGAAAAACCGGGCAATATGACGGAAGCCCTGAGCCAGGGCGTGAAAAACTTCCAGAACCAGGTGGATCTGGAAGAAATCGGCGTGGTAGAAAAAGTCGGCGATGGGATCTGTACCGCCAGCGGGCTGGGCGGAGCCATGAGCGGTGAGCTGGTGGCCCTGCACGACGGCGTCTACGGCATGGTGCAGAACCTGCGGGAAAATGAAGTGGGGATCGTTCTGCTGGGCGGCGCCACAGAAATAAAAGAAGGGGATATGGTCCGCCGTACCGGCGAAATCATGGAAATCCCTGTTGGGGAAGAAATGCTGGGTCGGATCGTCAACCCGCTGGGGCAGCCTCTGGACGGGAAGGGCGCCATCAAGACCCAGGCCAAATATCCCATCGAGCACCAGGCCCCGGGGATTGCTGCCCGTCAGCCGGTGGATGTGCCCCTGCAGACCGGGCTGAAGGCTGTGGATGCCCTGGTACCCATCGGCCGGGGTCAGAGAGAACTGATCATCGGTGACCGTGGGACCGGCAAGACAGCCATTGCCGTCGACACCATCCTGAATCAGAAGGGGAAAGGTGTGATCTGCATTTATGTAGCCATCGGGCAGAAAGCTTCTTCCGTGGCCCGCCTGGCTCATACCTTTGAAGAGTACGGCGCAGCGGATTACACCATGATCGTAGCCGCCACCGCTGCGGATACGGCACCTCTGCAGTATCTGGCACCCTATGCCGGTGCGGCTGTGGGTGAATACTTCATGGATCAGGGAAAGGATGTGCTGATCGTCTACGATGATCTGAGCAAGCACGCCGTGGCATACCGTGCCATGAGTCTGCTGCTCCGTCGTCCGCCCGGACGGGAAGCCTACCCCGGGGATGTATTCTATCTGCATTCCCGTCTGCTGGAACGGGCCTGCCGGCGGAATGCCAGACACGGCGGCGGCTCCATGACGGCCCTGCCCATCATCGAGACCCAGGCCGGAGACGTGAGCGGGTATATCCCCACCAACGTGATTTCCATTACCGATGGGCAGATTTACCTGGAAACCGACCTGTTCAATTCCGGTGTGCGGCCGGCCCTGAACTCCGGGCTGTCCGTCTCCCGTGTAGGGGGCGCGGCCCAGACCAAGGCCATGAAGAGCGTGGCCGGTACCCTGCGTCTGGCCCTGGCCCAGTACCGGGAACTGGCGGCTTTCGCCCAGTTCGGTTCCGATCTGGACAAAGAGACCAGGGCCCAGCTGGACCGTGGTGCCCGGGTGACGGAAATCCTGAAACAGGGGCAGTACCAGCCTCTTTCCATGGCCCAGGAAGTGATTTCCCTGTATGCGGTGAATAACGGCTTTGTGGATAATGTACCGGTGGCCGATGTGACCCGGTACGCCTATGAGATGCTGACGTACTTGGACAACCACTGCTCCATCATCCTCACGTCTCTGGAGAAAGAACAGAAATTGACGGATGACATCAGGCAACAGCTGGACGACGCACTGGATGATTTTGGCAAGCTGTTTGCGCCCGGCGGCGCGCAGGCGTAA
- the atpF gene encoding F0F1 ATP synthase subunit B — protein MVSINYTLIAQIVNFIILLWVLAKFAYKPLLKAMDDRRAKIVKDMDQADHARKDAEALKEQYAEQLQSARKEANDIVSRANTMAQQLHDEALANAQKERAELLASGRQTVEMEKRKALLEVREQIIALSTEIAGRVLQAKLDSAEDQALVAKITDATLAEQQQKK, from the coding sequence ATGGTAAGTATCAACTATACGTTGATTGCACAGATCGTCAACTTCATCATTCTGCTGTGGGTATTGGCAAAATTTGCCTACAAGCCCCTGTTGAAGGCCATGGATGATCGCCGGGCCAAAATCGTAAAAGATATGGACCAGGCTGACCATGCACGGAAAGATGCAGAAGCGTTGAAGGAACAATATGCGGAACAACTGCAAAGTGCCAGGAAAGAGGCCAATGATATTGTCTCCAGAGCCAATACCATGGCCCAGCAGCTCCATGATGAAGCCCTGGCCAATGCCCAGAAGGAACGGGCTGAACTGCTGGCCAGCGGACGCCAGACCGTGGAAATGGAAAAACGGAAAGCCCTGCTGGAAGTACGGGAGCAGATCATTGCGTTAAGTACGGAAATCGCCGGCCGGGTACTGCAGGCCAAACTGGATTCTGCCGAAGACCAGGCACTGGTGGCCAAAATCACCGATGCCACCCTGGCAGAACAGCAGCAGAAAAAATGA
- the atpE gene encoding ATP synthase F0 subunit C, with protein sequence MIDNNTLIIVASVLAAAIIGVGASIAATRGDSTVASKALECMARQPEQAGSFQVNMLIGIGLVESIPIIASVIAIVLVFANPFVK encoded by the coding sequence ATGATCGACAACAATACTTTGATTATCGTCGCTTCCGTCCTGGCCGCTGCCATCATCGGCGTAGGCGCTTCCATTGCGGCTACCCGGGGCGATTCCACGGTGGCTTCCAAAGCTCTGGAATGTATGGCCCGCCAGCCGGAACAGGCCGGGAGCTTCCAGGTGAACATGCTGATCGGTATCGGTCTGGTTGAATCCATCCCCATCATTGCTTCCGTCATTGCCATTGTGCTGGTATTCGCCAATCCCTTCGTGAAATAA
- the atpB gene encoding F0F1 ATP synthase subunit A: MGIAEAASSEVIHYGTTEVLPGVALNMQTIYMSWLTMIIVAVLVFAATRQVHEIPHGIQNLVEMIVEWLEKLMDANMGVEGRRVTIPFVLTLFLYIFVGNELGLMPSLGVHLSSPTNDINVALGLSITVAIATYIIGVIQQGPSYFKHLVTPFALMLPLNIIEELAKPLTMALRLFGNILAGEILLAVLYMLVPWVVPNLWIGFSLIIGFLQAFIFTMLTVIALAPIFKQIHSSK, from the coding sequence ATGGGAATTGCAGAAGCTGCAAGCTCGGAAGTCATCCATTACGGGACCACGGAAGTCCTTCCCGGAGTCGCCTTGAATATGCAGACCATCTATATGTCCTGGCTGACCATGATCATTGTGGCTGTACTGGTTTTTGCCGCCACCCGGCAGGTCCATGAAATTCCCCATGGAATCCAGAACCTGGTGGAAATGATCGTCGAATGGCTGGAAAAACTGATGGACGCCAACATGGGCGTGGAAGGCAGAAGGGTGACGATTCCCTTCGTCCTGACCCTGTTTCTGTACATCTTTGTGGGGAACGAACTGGGCCTGATGCCGTCCCTGGGCGTGCATCTCTCTTCTCCCACCAATGACATCAACGTGGCCCTGGGCCTTTCCATTACGGTGGCCATCGCTACCTACATCATTGGGGTCATCCAGCAGGGTCCCTCGTATTTTAAACATCTGGTGACTCCTTTTGCCCTGATGCTTCCGCTGAACATCATCGAAGAACTGGCCAAACCTCTGACCATGGCTCTGCGTCTGTTCGGGAACATCCTGGCAGGAGAAATCCTGCTGGCGGTGCTGTACATGCTGGTCCCCTGGGTGGTTCCCAACCTGTGGATCGGCTTCAGCCTGATCATCGGCTTTCTCCAGGCTTTCATCTTCACCATGCTGACGGTGATTGCGCTGGCACCTATCTTTAAACAGATCCATTCCAGCAAATGA
- the wecB gene encoding non-hydrolyzing UDP-N-acetylglucosamine 2-epimerase produces the protein MEKLKVMTIFGTRPEAIKMCPLVLEMKKYPDMLEPIVAVTAQHREMLDQVLDLFQIRPDYDLNIMTAGQTLYDVTSRALMGLKDVLEEAKPDLVLVHGDTTTTFVGALAAFYKQIPVGHVEAGLRTGNKYSPFPEEMNRKLTADITDFHFAPTSNARANLLKENIKEDDIYVTGNTVIDALQATVKKEFDFHNPKLEEAIRSDHKLILMTTHRRENLGAPMRHVYQALKEVLKDNPNAEAIFPMHKNPKVREVAEAVLGKMDRVHLLEPMEYEPFANLMARVDIVLTDSGGIQEEAPALGKPVLVLRNTTERPEAVTAGTVKLIGTGKEDVYAATSRLLNDEKYYRSMAEAVNPYGDGRAAQRIVTYLLHTHGYPVEVMPEFHGGEKR, from the coding sequence ATGGAAAAATTAAAAGTCATGACGATTTTCGGTACCCGTCCGGAGGCCATCAAGATGTGCCCCCTGGTACTGGAAATGAAAAAATATCCGGATATGCTGGAACCCATCGTGGCAGTGACGGCCCAGCACCGGGAAATGCTGGACCAGGTCCTGGATCTGTTCCAGATCAGGCCGGACTATGATTTGAACATCATGACCGCCGGCCAGACACTGTATGATGTGACCAGCCGGGCCCTCATGGGGCTGAAAGATGTGCTGGAGGAAGCGAAACCGGACCTGGTACTGGTCCATGGGGACACCACCACCACCTTCGTGGGGGCTCTTGCTGCCTTCTATAAGCAGATCCCGGTAGGCCACGTGGAAGCCGGGCTGCGGACCGGAAACAAATACTCTCCCTTTCCGGAAGAGATGAACCGGAAACTGACCGCGGACATCACGGATTTCCATTTTGCACCCACCAGCAACGCCAGGGCCAACCTGCTGAAGGAAAACATCAAGGAAGATGATATTTACGTGACCGGCAATACGGTGATCGATGCCCTGCAGGCTACGGTGAAGAAGGAATTTGATTTCCACAATCCCAAACTGGAAGAGGCCATCCGCAGCGACCACAAGCTGATCCTCATGACCACCCACCGGCGGGAGAACCTGGGGGCACCCATGCGCCATGTATACCAGGCCCTGAAGGAAGTCCTGAAGGACAATCCCAATGCGGAAGCCATCTTCCCCATGCATAAGAATCCCAAAGTGCGGGAAGTGGCGGAAGCCGTCCTGGGCAAGATGGATCGTGTCCATCTGCTGGAACCCATGGAATATGAACCTTTCGCCAATCTGATGGCCCGGGTGGACATTGTCCTCACCGATTCCGGCGGAATCCAGGAGGAAGCGCCGGCCCTGGGCAAACCGGTCCTGGTGCTGCGCAACACCACGGAACGGCCGGAGGCTGTTACCGCCGGGACGGTCAAACTGATCGGCACCGGCAAGGAAGACGTGTACGCCGCCACCAGCCGTCTGCTGAATGATGAAAAGTATTATCGGTCCATGGCTGAGGCCGTCAACCCTTACGGGGATGGCCGGGCTGCCCAACGGATTGTGACCTATCTGCTCCATACCCATGGGTATCCTGTTGAAGTGATGCCGGAATTCCATGGGGGAGAGAAACGGTAA
- a CDS encoding glycosyltransferase family 4 protein encodes MKTYLLALSISLIISWILTPFVKKLAFKIGAVDRPNARKVHHRIMPRMGGLAIYIGFMAAAVTCMELTRDVVGILLGGTVIAIVGILDDMFQLAARVKLVGQIIAALVPVCFGVRIEWLNNPWGGYFYLNYLSIPFTVFWIVSFTNVVNLIDGLDGLAAGVSAIASVTVIMVALQQGLYPVAVITAALAGGIIGFIRYNFNPATIFMGDTGSLFLGYMLAAISIFGAVKSAATIALLVPAIALGLPIMDTAFAIVRRYKNGRPIFSPDKGHIHHRLLAMGFSQRQAVIFMYLISAGLCLTAVLLTEMEGIYAIALLVFLLAVIFIGARKIGILQDRS; translated from the coding sequence GTGAAAACGTACTTACTGGCATTGAGTATATCGCTGATCATCAGCTGGATCCTGACACCCTTCGTCAAGAAACTGGCGTTCAAGATCGGTGCTGTGGACCGACCCAACGCACGGAAAGTCCATCACCGGATCATGCCCCGGATGGGCGGGCTGGCCATTTACATCGGGTTCATGGCGGCGGCCGTGACCTGCATGGAACTGACCCGTGACGTGGTGGGGATCCTGCTGGGCGGCACCGTCATTGCCATCGTGGGGATCCTGGACGATATGTTCCAGCTGGCAGCCAGGGTGAAACTGGTGGGGCAGATCATTGCTGCTCTGGTGCCGGTGTGCTTTGGGGTCCGGATCGAATGGCTGAACAATCCCTGGGGAGGCTACTTCTATTTGAATTACCTTTCCATTCCTTTTACGGTATTCTGGATCGTCAGCTTCACCAACGTGGTGAACCTGATCGACGGGCTGGACGGACTGGCTGCCGGGGTATCCGCCATCGCCTCGGTGACGGTGATCATGGTGGCCCTGCAGCAGGGTCTGTATCCGGTGGCGGTGATCACCGCGGCACTGGCCGGCGGCATCATCGGATTCATCCGGTACAACTTCAACCCGGCCACCATCTTCATGGGTGATACGGGAAGCCTGTTCCTGGGCTATATGCTGGCTGCCATTTCCATTTTTGGGGCTGTGAAGAGCGCGGCCACCATTGCCCTGCTGGTTCCGGCCATTGCCCTGGGCCTTCCCATCATGGACACGGCCTTTGCCATCGTCCGCCGGTATAAGAATGGCCGGCCCATTTTCAGCCCGGACAAGGGACATATCCATCATCGCCTGCTGGCCATGGGCTTCAGCCAGCGGCAGGCTGTGATTTTCATGTATTTGATCAGTGCAGGGCTCTGCCTGACGGCAGTCCTGCTTACAGAAATGGAGGGGATCTATGCCATTGCGCTGCTGGTATTCCTGCTGGCGGTGATTTTCATTGGTGCACGGAAAATCGGGATTTTACAGGACAGATCATGA